The genomic stretch GTCCGGCAGATCGCCCAGCTTAAAGGAATACAGTGCGCCGCCGATGGTTTCATTGAAAGTACCCTGGATGGAATGGTCTGCCTGCAGGGTAAAATAGGACCAGTCGTCAATATCGAATTTCACGCCGGCGGAAAGTACATATTTGGGTTGCAGTTCAACATCCGGGTTGCGGTAAAAAGAATTTTTAGGCCGGTTGAGGTGATGATAGGCTGCGCCGAGGAATAGCATGTTGCGTTCTTCCTGTCCAAAGCTGGTATTGAAGCTCATGCCCACGCTGGCATCCCAGCTGGTGAAATTGGGCGAGGTCAGCAGCTCGCCATTGGGCAGGGTGGGATTGAAGCCGCCGGGGCCATATTGCTCATCAGTGGTCATCTTGGACATGTCAAAGCTCTTGCGCACCATACCGCCCATAAAACCCAGGGAAAGGTACATGGGTTTCTCGCTGCTCAGAGATTTGTGGTAGTTGATGGCTGGCAGGAAATGCGTAGTGGTAAGGCCTACAGTGCCGGCCTTATCAAACAATATCTGGAGACCGGTGCTGATAAAATCATCGCCGCGGCCAACGGGCATTTTGTATTCTGCATTGAGGGAGCCGCTGCGGTAGGCATTGGTAACACTGTTCCATTGGTCGCGGTACACACCCTGTACGCGCACATCCCCTTCAAAGATACCTGCCAGGGAGGGGTTGCGCAGGAGGGGCGCTTCAAAGAACTGGGAGAAATGGATATCCTGCGACCAGGCCCCAGTCCCGCTGCACAACAATGCTCCTGCCAGGAGGCATTGCCCCATAATTTTGCCGGTTTTCATAGTCATCATTTGATATTGAGTAATGATTTTAAAGGATAAAGGATCGGTCATCGCATCAGCATCAGGTCCCCTTTCACAGGAATGATGGCTGAGTTGTTGCAAATAAATTCCACAATATAAATATATACATCTGCATTGGCAGGCTTGCCTTTAAACGTTCCGTCCCAGCCCGCGGTTGCATCATTTGAATTAAAATTCCTTTTTTCGTAGACCATCTCGCCCCAGCGTGTGAAGATCCGCATGCTGCTGATCCGGCTGATGCTTTTACCCCTGGGATAGAAAACATCATTGCGGCCGTCGCCGTTGGGTGAAAAACTGTTGGGTACAAAATAGTTCTCTTCATTACAGACCACGCTGACGGTTACTTCGCTGCTGTTGGTACAGCCGTTCTGGTCTTCCACTGCTACCTGGTAGGTAATGGTCTTCCTTGGACTGGCCAGCGGTGTGGCGCAATCTGTACAATTCAGGTCCGTCACCGGTGTCCAGGTATACCGCACAATATCCGGACCATAGGTAACCGGCAGGTTGATACTGGAGCCGAGGGCGATGGTCGGGTTGTTCAGGATATTGATGACAGGTTGCGGGGCCACGGTGATCTGCTTGCTGGTATTGTCCTTACAGCCAAGCAGGTTAGTGGCTTCCAGCTGCACCGTATACTGCCCGGTACTGCCATAGCTGGCGCTTACCCGATCGGTATTGCCGGCGCTGCCCCCACCGGCCAGGTCCCATTTCCAGGTGATGGCGGTGTCCGGAACGGCCAGGGTACCCTGCAGCGGAAAGGTTTCATTGAT from Candidatus Pseudobacter hemicellulosilyticus encodes the following:
- a CDS encoding PorP/SprF family type IX secretion system membrane protein — its product is MKTGKIMGQCLLAGALLCSGTGAWSQDIHFSQFFEAPLLRNPSLAGIFEGDVRVQGVYRDQWNSVTNAYRSGSLNAEYKMPVGRGDDFISTGLQILFDKAGTVGLTTTHFLPAINYHKSLSSEKPMYLSLGFMGGMVRKSFDMSKMTTDEQYGPGGFNPTLPNGELLTSPNFTSWDASVGMSFNTSFGQEERNMLFLGAAYHHLNRPKNSFYRNPDVELQPKYVLSAGVKFDIDDWSYFTLQADHSIQGTFNETIGGALYSFKLGDLPDEPLYTLHAGAFLRWKDALIPVIKIDKRPLSLAISYDVNVSQLKTVSQGRGGFELSLSYVAFLDRDNSSRDKVLCPRF